In Papio anubis isolate 15944 chromosome 17, Panubis1.0, whole genome shotgun sequence, the following are encoded in one genomic region:
- the BIRC5 gene encoding baculoviral IAP repeat-containing protein 5, with protein MGAPTLPPAWQPFLKDHRISTFKNWPFLEGCACTPERMAEAGFIHCPTENEPDLAQCFFCFKELEGWEPDDDPIEEHKKHSSGCAFLSVKKQFEELTLGEFLKLDRERTKNKIAKETNNKKKEFEETAKKVRCAIEQLAAMD; from the exons ATGGGTGCCCCGACGTTGCCCCCTGCCTGGCAGCCCTTTCTCAAGGACCACCGCATCTCTACATTCAAGAACTGGCCCTTCTTGGAGGGCTGCGCCTGCACCCCGGAGCGG ATGGCCGAGGCTGGCTTCATCCACTGCCCCACTGAGAACGAGCCAGACTTGGCCCAGTGTTTCTTCTGCTTCAAGGAGCTGGAAGGCTGGGAACCGGATGACGACCCCAT agaggaacataaaaaGCATTCATCTGGTTGCGCTTTCCTTTCTGTCAAGAAGCAGTTTGAAGAATTAACCCTCGGTGAATTTTTGAAACTGGACAGAGAAAGAACCAAGAACAAAATT GCAAAGGAAACCAAcaataagaagaaagaatttgaggaaaCTGCGAAGAAAGTGCGCTGTGCCATCGAGCAGCTGGCTGCCATGGACTGA
- the TMEM235 gene encoding transmembrane protein 235, with translation MARLGVLLLAAALGALLSFALLAAAVASDYWYILEVADAGNGSAGPGRAEQLSSHSGLWHVCEGQNSCIPLVDPFTSESLDVSTSVQHLVLLHRAVMVVLPLSLVLLVCGWICSLLSSLAQSAPLLLFTGCYFLLGGVLTLTGVSIYISYSHLAFAETARQYGPQHVQGVRVSFSWSMALAWGSRASEAFSGALLLSAARTLSLSPPLCGHLSPQQVGGRGGD, from the exons ATGGCCCGGCTGGGTGTGCTGCTCCTGGCCGCCGCCCTCGGTGCGCTGCTCAGCTTCGCGCTCCTGGCCGCCGCGGTCGCCAGCGACTACTGGTACATCCTGGAGGTGGCGGACGCCGGCAATGGCAGCGCCGGGCCCGGGCGCGCAGAGCAGCTCTCCTCGCACTCGGGGCTCTGGCACGTCTGCGAAG GGCAGAACAGCTGCATCCCGCTGGTCGACCCTTTCACCAGCGAGAGCCTGGACGTCTCCACCTCGGTGCAGCACCTCGTCT TGCTGCACCGCGCAGTCATGGTGGTCCTGCCCCTGAGCCTGGTCCTTCTCGTATGCGGCTGGATCTGCAGCCTGCTCAGCTCCCTGGCCCAGAGCGCGCCTCTGCTGCTCTTCACCGGCTGCTACTTCCTGCTGGGGG GTGTCCTAACCCTGACGGGGGTCAGCATCTACATCAGCTACTCGCACCTGGCCTTCGCCGAGACGGCGCGGCAGTACGGCCCACAGCACGTGCAGGGTGTCCGCGTCAGCTTCAGCTGGTCCATGGCCCTGGCCTGGGGCTCCCGTGCCTCAGAGGCATTCAGCGGAGCCCTCCTGCTCTCGGCAGCCCGGACCCTCAGCCTGAGCCCCCCACTCTGTGGTCATCTGAGCCCCCagcaggtgggagggag agggggagactga